gatgccaatcattctgaacctccatggataaagtaagatgccaaaactattcaagaggcaaaaagctacaagtcccgctcatctgattggagctatgtttcattgatagtttggaatttatagtatattctcttctttttatcctatttgattttcagttgcttggggacaagcaacaatttaagtttggtgttgtgatgagcggataatttatacgctttttggcattatttttagtatgtttttagtagaatctagttacttttagggatgttttcattagtttttatgttaaattcacatctCTGGACTtaactacgagtttgtgtgtttttctgtgatttcaggtattttctggctgaaattgagggacttgagcaaaaatcagattcagaggttgaagaaggactgctgatgctgttggattctgacctccctgcactaaaaatggattttctggagctacagaactcaaaatggcgcgcttccaattgcattggaaagtatacatccagggctttccagcaatatataatagtccatattttgcccaagtttagatgacgcaaactggcgttcaacgccagctctctgcccaattctggcgtccagcgccagaaaaaagttgcaaagtggagttcaacgcccaaactggcacaaaagctggcgttcaactccaagaatgacctctccacgtgtggactttaagctcagcccaagcacacactaagtgggccccggaagtggatttatgcatcaattacttacttctgtaaaccctagtgactagtttattataaatagaactttttatcattgtattcgtagtcttggttactctggttcccctctggggccgagaccaatgaactccattatcacttatatattttcaacggtagagtttctgcactccatagattaaggtgtggagctctgctgttcctcaaggattaatgcaaagtactactgttttctattcaattcaacttattcagtttctaagatattcattcgcacttcaacctgaatgtgatgaacgtgacaatcatcatcattccctatgaacgcatgcctgacaaccactttctgcatctccatacgcttatctgaaattctcaccaatgatttacataagtatttctatccttattttagtattaatttcgaaaactccataactattttatatccgcctgactgagatttacaaggtgaccatagcttgcttcataccaacaatctccgtgggatcgacccttactcaagcaaggtttattacttggacgacccagtgcacttgctggttagttatgcgaagttgtgatgatatgtttagaccatggttctgtgcatccgtttttggtgccatcgccagggaatcaatttcgaacaataattcacaacttgagtaacaatttcgcataccaaccacctctttctctttctcctcttccttcttcttttttcattagaattttttctcctcttttctttttctctttcccctccatcatcagttatctcgttgcTGAAGATAACAAATAATTcaggttcagattgtcaattgaaccagaacaaaattgattattgtttttaaACAAATCAAGTGGCTAAGGTGCggttcaattcagaagaaaaaatatagcattagagaaaatatttttctgcagcaaatttgggtgtatcacgaagatatttgggtgtaacacgaagatatttgggtgtattttaagaatttttgggtgtatttttattctgataagttttgcataattcaaaactcttcctcttcatcctcctcctcttttactcttttttatcatcatcattcataaccatcttcttcttctttttttcttattcatctttttttttttattttaccttctcaagttttttcttgttttactctcttaacaagaataaaaacaaaaaaaatcaaacaaaaaaaaagaaaaaacacataatgctTCAAAATTACTTAGAATAgcatgaacttacattcatttaactaaaagaaagaaagaaataagaaaaaaaaagaagaaaaaatgcagtattagagaaaatatttttctatatttgtagcaaatttgggtgtaacacgaagatattttggtgtaacacgaagatatttgagtgtattttaagaatttttggtgtatttttattctgataagttctgcataattcaaaacccttcatcttcctcctcttcatcttctactgcttttttttccttcttatttcgttttcttataattcttcttggaagaaaaaatcaaacaaagaacaagaaaaaaatacataatgttgaaaaatcaatagaaagatgAGGAGAAAAAAATgtagcaacaacaataataaaaaaacgatgaagatgaaacacacgaagaaaaaagagaaacgcaaaaaagaaagagaagaagaaggaagaggaggaggagaaggaggaacgtaaagaagaagaagcgtctTCCATAATGGTGAGTGATAACGCGCTTTAGAAACGATTGAGTGGCGCGTATTATCACACTCCAATAGGTGAATGTCGTTTTTGTTAAACTTGGCTTAACTTATAAAACTTGTAAaccaaaaaaaattgtatatGTAGCATAATTCATGACGAAAAACAACATTTAATGTTACTTCTCCCAATAGTTACACTTTTTTCATAATTCGGAGTTATCTCCTTTTCTTTTATAGTTACACCTCTTCCTCATCATGGGCACACACAAAAAAATGACGTTGGTCAAGTCCATACATGAAATTGTACATTCAACTCATAAATTACAACACAAAATTGTGAATTACTTATAGATGCAAGAAATTTGGTTCAAAGGGCAAATATACAAAGTAAAAGGGAACCAAACAACATAGAAAAGAAGACTATTTTCCGTTTGCACAAAAGCAGTTTCATATACACACAAATTTAGCTCACAAAAGTATAGGgttgataaaagaaaaaaaaaagaaaattttcaataaaaagtaGAGGTGGTATAATAATACACTTGGAGTATGATTTTAACAATACCAACGCCAATATTGGTATTAGGGTTGGAAAAGCAGCAACCAACACATCTCTCTCTCAAATCATTTAGACGCCTTTTGGCCCTGCACCTTTGCCTGGCTAGCTGCCACAGACATGACACGCAATCGACGGGCAATTTCTGTAAAGGAAGGTCTGACTGCAGGATTTGGTGCCCAGCACTGCTCCATCAGTGTTCGCCATTCTGAGTCGCAGTAACTGGGAATTGTTGGCCTTAATGTGTTATTAACAATCCCACCTGTATGGAAAGAGAAATTATGGGTCATATGGTGATCAAATGACAAATTGAGTAACAAACACTTTGATTGGTTTTTTGGCACTTATTTCTCTTAAGCATGTTTATGCGAAAGAACACGAGAACTTGTACCCAGAGTGTCTTACACACAGTCAACTCAACTGGGGTGGAATTGGTTAAAATCCAGGCACATAGATAAATGGTTTATACCATAATAatcacaacaacaataataagggTAACAAGCAAAGCAAGCTAAATTCACACTTGAACCAGTTGCAATCTCTAGTGTTCaaattttactattttgttttgaattttttttttttttcagtttgaTGGTGACAGTTGTGATAATTTGTATGAAAATGTTTTGATCTATCACTTGAAATTTTAGGATACTTGTTCTGGAGTTTCACCCACACATTGAATTTCAGTGAAGTCTATCTGTCTATGTTTCAAGCTAAAAGGGATCTTCATGTGAGAGGGAATGTTAAAGAGAGATCATAAAACCATTTATTTGGCTTCACCTAACTGCTTCAACTTCTCAAATCTTTGATGTGATGCTTCGGAATCTTAGGTGAAAACCCTATGTTCCTCATTTAGATCCTCTTTTTCAACCTGATTCACTAACAACATTCTTTTCAAAAGCTCAACTCAAACACCTAAATCTTTTTATACAGTCACTGTTCATAGAGAATGCATAAAAGGTTGTCCAAGCACATTCTTACTTCCAAAAATTGGTAGAAAATTGATTTCAGAGTATACAACCATAGTTCAAGATCTACCTCAGGACCCAAAAAAACAGCATAGGAACAAGATCGCACCTATGATTGCACCATAGTGCATATTGGCATAAGGCTCCTCACCAGTTAGAATTTCCCACAATACTATGCCAAAGGAGAACACATCAACCTACAAATAAGAATTCAATTTTAGATGCCAATAACTCCGAGTAACAAGGCAGAGAAAAACAGAAATGAAGTAGATTTCTTTAATTTCACAGGGATTTCTTCTCCAAAGGTAAGGGGAAGTTAAGAAATCCAGAGTACTATGACAAATAAAGACTTTCCAGGTGAGATCAAAGCAGTTTTTAATGCCTAAAATAGAGATCAGAATATCAGATCAGTAAATTCAGCTGCATACTTGAATTTTAATCTTTGGAAAGAGTAGAAGACAACTTAAAATTCTACCTTTTCTGACACCTTGTTGCTGCTACCATTCAGCAGCTCCGGTGCCATCCAAGGAAGTGTCCCCCGCACGCCACCTGAGACCAAGGTATTCCGCTTAATTTTTGACAAGCCAAAATCACCAACCTGGAAACACAAGTTTCTTAGTCTTGTCAACTCTTAAACACAAAGAAGATTCCAACTTAAACAATTAGACAAAAATACAAGCGTAGTTACCTTGCATATTGGCCGTAAAGGATCTTTCAAGTTCACAAGCAAATTATCACATTTTAAGTCAAAATGAACAATATTTTTTGAGTGTAAATACTCCATTCCAAAAGCTGCATCCATAGCAATTATCAGCCTCTTGCGACGATCTAGATACCTACAATACAATTTAGACCCATTAGAGCCAAATCCACCAACAGACATGATATTCATAACTGGACATTATAAAACAGTGAATTCTAGTAGCACTTACGAGTTATGACTTATGGCTGTAACAAAATtacaaaagcaaacaaacagattgCATAGATCATGGCTTCTATAAGAAATAGgagttattataatttataatcacACAACTTTCACTATATTAGATAAAAGGCAGACGTAAATAAAAAGAATTACCGAGGACATTGTTTTACATGAAGAACTAAATAATAGAAATGCAAAGGTTCTTTCTAGGTACATTACCTATCTTTGCGAAGCAATACATGCCGAAGAGAACCATCCACCATGTACTCCGTAACAGTGGCCATTGTTCCTCCAGGTCCATCCTGAACTACACCATAAAATGCCACAACATTTGGGTGATGAAGCTTGGAAAGAATATCAGCTTCCCGCCAGAATTCTAAAGTCTGAGAAAAAGAAGCAAATATCATTTCATGTGCCTCAAAATCTACCAGTCTCTCTTGCTCTGATGATCGACCGGTGAAACagcttttctttattcttttgatGGCAACATCTGTTCCACGCCATTTTCCATGATACACAGTCCCAAAGGTACCAGAACCCAGCTCCTTCAGCTCTTCAAGATCTTCATTCATTATGACCTATGAATTGCATCAGAACAATTAAATAACGGGACTGAAGACTTTAATGCTTAGACCAGTATTCAATGAAGACAATGAATTCAAGTGACGATGTAAATAGTTGTGAAAATACAAAACAGCTAGATGACCAGAGCAGTCTACAATAGGTAATATGAGAAGAtgaaaagagaaataaagaatcaTATCATGACTGAAACTTGGTTAACTTGTCCATACATTGTATTTTGATACACATGTTACAGACTTAAAAGTATGCCTAAGAAATACTTGACCACAGAACCTGTAATAGTCCATAGAAGTCAGCATTGACATTCATAACCACACACATACACATAGTACCTCACACAAAATTCAACAATTGAAGAATGCAATAACTAGAGATACAACTGAAAGCCACAAAGCACAAAATGTTCAGTATGGAAGGATCTTTAGAACGAAATTCTTTGATAAACGATATATGCAGCAGCTACCAATGCTGTTTTCTAGAGTTATATTAGCATGTCACTTAATTCAAAAGGATGCTATCAAAAAGTTGTTAGCTGATATTGTTTTTCACTAAACCTCTGTTGAAAGCTTCCAAAAGAAGCAAGTCTACTTGAATTCACATAAACTAGTCATGCAGACCAGAATTTAATCATCGCAATCATTGTTCTCATCTAAACTCCTTCTCTCCCTTGCTACCTCTCTCCCTGTGATTTCTCTCTCTTCCCACAATTTTTTTCTCACTCTgttgtttcttttctctttacTTGCTGATATCATAGCTCAGTACTGTTGTAGTAACCTCAATGAAAATGAAAGAATGGGAACAGATTAAAATGATCAAGCCTTGTTCAATAAAATGCAAGCATCATACTCTGCTGCCAACATGAACTCAAAAAGTTACAAAAGCAAGTCTCGATTATTAAACAAATAACTAGGAACTAGACCAGCAAAGCATGCCAATTTAAGCCTAAGCATTATCGCCATTCATTGATGTACAAGACATCAATAAATTTATAAAACTTGGACAAATTAGCAATCACTCCTTAATAAAAATATTCATTTAATTTACTCCTCTAAGAATGAGAACCATGCCACAGAAGAAATATCGCAGATGAGAGAAGGAGAAACTCACCTGCAAAGAATTCGGGTCAATTTCACTTACGGGAGGATCAACAGGAGGTGTACGATTTCTTGTTTCAAACTTCCCATCCTGTGTTAAAATGACAAATACTTCTGTCAGCaaacaaatatatttataaagattCTGAAATGAAATTGAATATATTAAAAAGCATACCTCAAAAACTGATTCCTGTGCTCTTATGTTTTCCATGATAGCATTAAATTGCATACTTTCAGTATCCTTCACGAGGGGATCATTTGGCTTTAGAATAGTAGTTTCTGTTCCAACCCTTCCATGTAAGTCTTTCTGATATATTTCACCTGTTGTTAGAGGCGTAACATGTTGAGTTCTACCGTCATCTTCCACTTCTTCTATTGCAGGTGAAAAACTAACATGATCCTGATCAATGAGAGAGACATTATTGAGTCCTTCTTGTGCCAGTTTGTGAAAATATTCCCAAGGTGTAGGTTCATGATTTTTCACATTTATGCTTAGACCTACTCCATCCGAGGTTAGTGGATGCCGACCCGAGAAACCTTCTTCAAGTAAAGCTTTATACATGTCACTAAGCACTTCACGGGGAAATCGATCATCAATATCAATTAGAATGTCACCTTGTGATGTCTTTGAAGCAACACTTGAAGAAGGTTGAAAATCATCTTTGGTAGTTTGGTTCCCATTTAGAGAAACAGGTAGTCCTTGAACCATGCGACTTTCATTAGATTCTGTAACAGTGGCATTGCCCCAATCAACCTCGGGAAGACATGAAGCAGGATCCTCAAGATGCCTAGCAGAGGGAACCTGATGCAAAGTAGGAAAGTCAGATTCTGATTTGCTATCTTTTATCTCATCAAGCCGGTGTTTGATATGATTATCTTTACAATAAGTTTCAGGTTCAAAATTAACAACATGATCTTTAGTTACTACATCATTACTTCCTTCAACTATTGGTACTACCTTCTTCAACTCAGAATTCACATGCTCAGTTAGTTTTGACTTCAACTGGCTACTTGGATCAGGAAAATGTTTGTATATTTGATGTTTGGTAGCATAGCCATCAGCAGGCAAAGGCTTTGCTGCAACACCCGATTCCTCAGCTCGGAGAGGCTGATTCCCATTATGCAAGTTGTCGTCAGATCCTGTAACTGAATCTGAGGGTTTTGCATCAGAAAGTAAATCGGAAATGTTAAACTGAGAACCATGTAAATCATCTGACTTGGTGGACCGATTCAGCAAATCTACTTGCTCCCTAGGAATCCTTTCTGAATAGTAAACTCTTTCAGGAAGAGGAGGAGGGTTAAGAGAACTAAAATCAACAGCATTTGACTGGGAGTCGACATAAGTGGGAGCAAAGCCACTGTTAGATGTAGAAGCACCATCTTCATAGTTCTGTAGCTGGTCCTTTTTTGTCGGAGGTATTGGATAGCCCTCTGGCATAGTAACTACAGCTGTTGCTTCGGGAAAATTATTTTTCATGTAACCATCAAATAGTTGAGTAGGAGCTGAGGATGGGGTTTCCAAGTATAAAACTTTACCCTGGTCGCTTGCTTGTTCAATCAAACTATCAACCTTCTTTTTTGTGACCACTGgtggtatttcagaattatgtaCTGGTAATCCGACTGGTGGATGGCCTTTGCTAAAAACCCCATCTTGATTAATCAGTGCACGAGGAGGCATAGTAGTAGGAATGTCTTCAACAACAGATCTAGAAACATGATATTGACCAACAGGATCCCCATGGTGCATTGGTTGCAAGGACTGTGGATATCTTTCATAAGAATTTGAGGAAGTAGGTAGCACTGGTTGCAAGGATTCCACATTTGGTGATGAGTCAAATTTGTTATTCAGGAGAGAATTGTTGACACCTACAGATTCAACAGCAACTTTACCAGTCTCCCTTTCAGTGTTCTGCCTGTCCAAATCATGCAGATCATTTGCTGAAAAGTTCACGCCAATCAGGGTTGAGTTTCTTCTTGATCCCATGTCCATGCCGTTAACAGCAACAACATATTGGATCTCAGAATCATCACCCAAACCACTGAGACCAAATTGAGCGTCCTCCAAATCACTCAATGAGAACAAAAACATCCTAGGCTTTTGTGATCCTTCTCTGTCTTCTAGATGGTTACATTCTTCCATCATATTCTGCAAATCCTCATCACATGACACAGATACCAAAGCATCAAGATCTTCCCCCGGAAGCTGATACTTGATTGCATGAACCTGACTATACATTAATAATGCTTTCTGCAAGAGCTCCTGCCAAGATATATTCTTTCTTATACGAAGAATACGTGTATCACCTCCAACATACCTTAGTTTTCCATCACTTGGTCTAGGTAATATTCTCCCACCAAAGCTGCAAAGGAACTTCAATAGCATTGATGAGCTATCGGAACCTCGAGAAGAGCCATACTTCTGCACAAGTTGTCTACTGTCCTGAGTCATTGAAGTTCTTGGTATTGATCGAATTGACCCATAATTGCTTTTGTCTCCCTGCAATGATGTGTTCACTCTTTCAAACTCTTTTGGATATTTGTCAACCATTGAAAGCATGGAAATGTCTGATCCACTTTCTGATGTTGGATGACTAATGCCTAAAATGCCTTTTAGATCCATATAACCTGGTGTATAATTAGTGTCACCGACATTTGGAAACATAGGCTTCCCAAGATTCACCCTATCTCTCATAAATTCGAGAGCAAATTCCTCACCTGTCTGTATGGAAAAATTAAGTACAGGTTTGGCTTGTGCCGTACCAACATTAGGTGGTCTTCTAATTGTATGCATGTCATCCGGTCGATCCTGCATCATTGGCTGCAACCCAGGCTGGAATTCACCATTTCTTGGTTCCATTGTATTGCTTGGAAGAACTTTTTGGAATCTTGAATGTTCCATTATACCATATCCTTTTACTTGAAAAAAGAAGAATTTATTTACAGCCTTTAAAATAATGGAATTCAAAAGAAGTTTTAGCAACAAGTTAACATGGAAaacgatgacataatggatggGCAGAGAATAGAGATATACAATATCACTGCAGATGCCTAAAATTACTGAGATAACCGAAAAGATCAAGATAATGGCAACCCAGTCCTTTTGTAAAATTGACAATAAAACGTTTCAATATAATAAACAAAGGCAGCATAATTTCTATGGCTAAAGAGCTATTATGTCTCTGAGGACATGAATGGAATGACCATGCATCAATGTGAATGCAATTTTGAGAATATCTCAGTAGTTTCTCAAAAAAATTACAGGTATTTCTAGTCCTGCAAAACTAATTCCGGAAATTAGCTAGCTATTGACTAATCAATTAATAATAATACTTTTAAGCATTGAATTCTGCAGAATTCCTATAAAATTTTCATGAACATACAAGCCGATCACCTCTAGCGCCAAATAACCCAATTGTCAAAAATGATTGCGATTAAGAGGCAAGCAAAGACCATTTCGTAACACAAAATCAAAATTGAGCATAATATAATAGTCTACCAAAAACACAATCAGAATCCTTTGAACTGACATCTTCATTCCCAAATCCAAAATTGTCAATCTAGGGTTCCACCTCCTATCAacagttcaacactctccattaaaccccccccccccccaaaaaaaaaaaaaaaacaaaaagtaataattaaaacaataaataaaacAAAGATCAAACATCAAAACTAGCGGAACATTAAGTGAATCAAACTAtccaattataataaaaataagaaaaaacaaaattttcactTACCCAATGTATTGCTTCAGTTCAAGCGCTGAAACTAATATTCAATTAAGtgaccaaataaaagaaaaggataaCTTTTGCAATCAAAAACAGAACTTTCAGCTGGAAACAAAACAAACCAacgttttctttttctattttgtgGGTTATCACGCACTGATTCTTGCTTTACCCACAGTCAGAGTGTGAATCAACTTGCACTTCAACCCTGTCTTCAGAAAAAGACGCTtcgttttttcctttttcttctttccgTTTTGTTTTGTGCAGAAAAaatagttctattttatttttcatgataaTGATGTGTaagggaaaaaaattaaattgttaaCAATTTTGTGTTGATTTTATTTATAGTATTATCGTCATTAAAAAAACTTTGGACGGCTTGTATTATTCTTTTGTCCATGAtgattattctattttgtttagtAAGATTAAACATTATTAACCTTTTGGATTTATCTTCTGTTTGCAAGCATTCATCAACATCTCATACAATAGTATAGACTACAGATAGCAGTAGAAAACTAGAAATATAAAATGACCCACAATA
The DNA window shown above is from Arachis ipaensis cultivar K30076 chromosome B08, Araip1.1, whole genome shotgun sequence and carries:
- the LOC107612789 gene encoding uncharacterized protein LOC107612789 isoform X1; translation: MEHSRFQKVLPSNTMEPRNGEFQPGLQPMMQDRPDDMHTIRRPPNVGTAQAKPVLNFSIQTGEEFALEFMRDRVNLGKPMFPNVGDTNYTPGYMDLKGILGISHPTSESGSDISMLSMVDKYPKEFERVNTSLQGDKSNYGSIRSIPRTSMTQDSRQLVQKYGSSRGSDSSSMLLKFLCSFGGRILPRPSDGKLRYVGGDTRILRIRKNISWQELLQKALLMYSQVHAIKYQLPGEDLDALVSVSCDEDLQNMMEECNHLEDREGSQKPRMFLFSLSDLEDAQFGLSGLGDDSEIQYVVAVNGMDMGSRRNSTLIGVNFSANDLHDLDRQNTERETGKVAVESVGVNNSLLNNKFDSSPNVESLQPVLPTSSNSYERYPQSLQPMHHGDPVGQYHVSRSVVEDIPTTMPPRALINQDGVFSKGHPPVGLPVHNSEIPPVVTKKKVDSLIEQASDQGKVLYLETPSSAPTQLFDGYMKNNFPEATAVVTMPEGYPIPPTKKDQLQNYEDGASTSNSGFAPTYVDSQSNAVDFSSLNPPPLPERVYYSERIPREQVDLLNRSTKSDDLHGSQFNISDLLSDAKPSDSVTGSDDNLHNGNQPLRAEESGVAAKPLPADGYATKHQIYKHFPDPSSQLKSKLTEHVNSELKKVVPIVEGSNDVVTKDHVVNFEPETYCKDNHIKHRLDEIKDSKSESDFPTLHQVPSARHLEDPASCLPEVDWGNATVTESNESRMVQGLPVSLNGNQTTKDDFQPSSSVASKTSQGDILIDIDDRFPREVLSDMYKALLEEGFSGRHPLTSDGVGLSINVKNHEPTPWEYFHKLAQEGLNNVSLIDQDHVSFSPAIEEVEDDGRTQHVTPLTTGEIYQKDLHGRVGTETTILKPNDPLVKDTESMQFNAIMENIRAQESVFEDGKFETRNRTPPVDPPVSEIDPNSLQVIMNEDLEELKELGSGTFGTVYHGKWRGTDVAIKRIKKSCFTGRSSEQERLTLEFWREADILSKLHHPNVVAFYGVVQDGPGGTMATVTEYMVDGSLRHVLLRKDRYLDRRKRLIIAMDAAFGMEYLHSKNIVHFDLKCDNLLVNLKDPLRPICKVGDFGLSKIKRNTLVSGGVRGTLPWMAPELLNGSSNKVSEKVDVFSFGIVLWEILTGEEPYANMHYGAIIGGIVNNTLRPTIPSYCDSEWRTLMEQCWAPNPAVRPSFTEIARRLRVMSVAASQAKVQGQKASK